The nucleotide window GGAGCCTCAGAGACTGTGGTGGGGCTTCAGGAAATGGGTGGGGGTCCCAGGGGCATGTGCTGATCTCAGTGGGGTGGGACAGCTAGGGCTTCCTGGGACTAGGGGTTGGGGTCTGACCCCCAGGGACCCCCATACCTTGCGTCTGTTGGCATGCTGCCCTGAGGTGGAGCTTCAGGGCAGGGATGGGACCCATCCAGGCCAATGTGTGATCAGCTGGTtctggtggggaaactgaggcctagagggGGGAAGGGCCTTGCCTTGAACAGGCTGGCTGGCCCCTGGCTCTGACCCCTGGCTCCTGTGGCCTTGTGCCGAGAATGGGTTTCTGTCCAGGCCCCGTCTGCTTTGCTCATAACTGCACCCTGGCCTTACCCAGGGTCCTGTGTGTGTGGGATCTGTGTGAGCACGTTAGCGAGGTGGGCTCTTTGTGCCCACCGAggctggggacactgaggcacagtcACACAGCTCTGGGGGTGAGGATTGGACTGACCCTGAGTTTGTGCCCTGAGCATTTTGCTGACTTTCTGCCTGCACTGCTCCCGCTGGCCACTCCCAGGTACCTCCCTGAGGGTTTCTGGGATTGGGGTGGACCCCCCACACCCTGGCACCCCCCGGCCAGTGGACCCAGGCACTGGTCCCAGCCTCTCCAGAGCCCCGAGCCCCCCCCGCCGCAGAGGTGGTTGGCTGGGTCCTGGGCTCTCCCGGGCTCAGCCCACCTCACCCCGCCTGGGACATGCCGCAAGGGTCTTGGGCTCCTGGTGACGGGGTCTGCAGAGGGTACCCTGCCCCAAGCCTGAGCCACGGCCCCCAGTCTCATGGTGACTCCGCCAGGCTGCTCCGTCTGGAAGCCTCCTCTCACCCTGTCACCCCCATGCCCTCACAAGACCGAGAGCTGGCAGCGCTGGCCAAGCCTCATTGCGTTGGTGTCCCTGGGAGCTTGCTAGATTGGGGGATCTCAGCCCCGCCCGCCTGTGGCTGTGAAAGTGCCAGGGCTGTCCCACGCGCTCAATGGGACAGGGCAGAGTGGCTGCGGGGGAAGGGGCTCCCACTGCTCTGGGCCTGGCTCTGACCTTGGCCTACTCACTTGGCCTGTCTGTACAGGCTAGGCTTCTCTGTCtgaaagcgggggggggggggggtggggggNGGCTGTGCGTGTTCCTGGGGCACTGGCAAGCCTCCACCACCTCCCCCGGGCGCCTGGTGTCCACCCACGTACTGGGGCCGGGGGCTCCTCCCTGGTCTCCGTGGTAGACtagacccctcccctcccccgccttaGTCCCTCAGCACAGGGAGCCCTTGGCCACCAGTCCACTcactgccccccgccccgtgcccCGTCCCTGGTTCCCTGGATGTTATTTGCACGAATGTCACAGTCAGAAATACCTCCTGAAAGGCATTTCATATTGTCACAGAAAAGAAGTTAGATTACACTCGATTCCTGACATTAATGTGCTACTTAAGATAATTCATCATCTCGCAGGATTAAAAAAGACATCCTTTCTGTGGGTGCTGAacagcacccctcccccctcgcAGCCTGGGCCACCTCTTAGGAGTTGAAGCCCTTTTTTATGCAAAACATGTTTTTTCCCTACCTGGCAGCTATTCAGCAAGGCTTTGTAATATCTGAACATTTGGGGGAGAGACTCAGCGCCCTTGTCTGGTGCAAAGACCCTGTCATTTCTTGGCTGGAATGACAGGATCCTTGCAGACAATGGCCTGTGTGTTCAGCGAGGACCGGGCGATGGCCTGCCTGGGccaccctgtcccctccccgCAGGCTGGTGGTCCCCGCGTGGGGATTCATGTGGCTGACTCCATACCCCTGGGGCATTTCCTGCCTGCAAGAGCCGGCCTCAGCCCCCCACGAATCCCCTCCAATCCGCACAACCATTCGGCTCCTGAAGCGGCCGGGAGTTTGCGCTGAACAAAATCGGCAGAAATCACCGGGAGGTGGGCGCTTCCGTCTGCTTGGCAGCAGCGTTTGGAGATGAAATAGTTTTGTTCGCGTCGTCGGGGAATAAAAGAATCGATTCTCACCCGACGGAGCCCAGGTTCGGGGAGTGCAGCAGAAAAGTGTTTCTTTATGCTTCTCCCCTGAGAACGGACCCTCCTTCCTGGAGCGATTTTGCATGTCAATTTGCCACGTGCTGAAGGGGAGAAGATGGGCCTCGTGCGAACTACCCACAGTAAACCAATTTTGCCGGCGTTATGTATCTGTCACTTACAATTAAATCCGTGAAAAATATTGGCTCTGAAATGAGTCTGGTAATTTGATTTATGCTGTAGTGGAGAAATCGAAGATTTCATTGGGGAGCGGAAGGTGGTGTCCTTGAGCAGAAAGCACAGTCTGGTGCCCCCCCCAGGAGACCCCCCGGGGCCACGCCGGAGATGCAGTTTGGGCTGTTTCTTCTCCATGCCGGTTTTGGGGTGTCTGCGGTGCAGTTTGCTCTGGGCTCTTGGGTCTAGGTCCcggccccccctccccgctgagCCTTGGTTCCCTCGAGGGCGGGGTTGCCAGTCTTctgtggagcccagcatcagcACGGGAGTGGGGGGCGGaggatgtgtctgtttttgtgttttagggTCACACGGGAGCAGAGGCTGCTTGGTCCCCTGCCAGGGCCCCCAAGCTAAGGCCCACCTGTGCCCCCCTGGCCAGGCCTCAGTGTCTCCAGCACCTCTGGGTGGAGTTGAGCTTTCCCTCAGGGAGGATTACTTACCATGTCCTCTTCCGTCCCAGTGTGTCCTTCTGCTGGTCCGGAACCCTACCAGTACCTGGGGTTTGAGTTTGGCTTCCCAGCTGGCTATGGGGTCAGAGCCCTGGTCCTGCAGCTTCTCCCCTGGGCTGTCCCCTTTTTGTGCCTTTGTTGCTCCGGCCCCAGTGCAGGCTGACGCAGGCAGACATGCTCAGGGCTCCTGACTGACCTGGGGAGCTGGCAGGAGGGGCTCCttggaggaggcagaggctggactGACCTGGGGGCTGGAGCTGCCCTCTGGCAGCTGGGAGGGAATCCTCGCCACGCCCGCCCCAACCCACATCCCCAGCGGCCTTCCTGGGACCTGCACTTGCAGCTTCCTGAGCCAGGCCGGCTGAGGTCGGGAGATGGGAGTGCAGGGAAGGCTGGGCTTTGAGGCAGCCCATCCCGCAGGGGAGCCCTCTGAGAAGGGGCCCTGTTGGCAGGGTGTGAGGGCCGTGCCTTccttccgggggtggggggctgtgtcTGCGGCCTGTTCTGCTTGCCCCTCTGTCTTCCCTTCTCCGTCTGCCCTCAGTTTGGGATTTGGGATTTGAGGAGACCCACTCTCAGTCTGTATGACCTGGTGACACAGTCGACCTGTCCGTATGTTTCCTCCCTCCTTAAGCTGAAGTGGACCTGGGAGGAGGGCAGCTGGGACGGCCATGCCACCCAGGGAAGCTGGCAGAGCTGTGCTGCGGGCGGGGGGGGTTGATTCTGGTCCCAAAGGCTCTGTGCCTCCAGCCTGGGCTCGCTTAGCTTCCGGCTCTGCCTTGGAGTCAGTGGAGGGTATGGAGGAACCCCAAATCAAGGGCAGGTGGGGTGCCCTTGGGTGCCCTCCCCATTTCTGTCCCTCTGTTCGCCGGGGTACCTGGAGCCTGTTCCCCCTCTCTtgcctttttccccttctgtgcTCTACCATCCGTCCCCACCCTGTGCTCCCCCACCCGCTCCTGTatgctcccccctcctcccatacCCTCTTGCTCTCCGTCCCGGCCCCTACTCCTTTTCTGCTGACTGTCCCGTGCCAGTCTAGCATCCCCTTTCCATGAGCCTTGCTTTCTGCCTGCCTGGCTGATCTCATACGGGATCCGCTCCGGCCGGAGTGGGGTGCAGGCATCCACATTCCTGCGGTGGGGATCCCCGTGCCGAGGCCTGGCCCGCTGTCTCAACTCGCGCGAGTTCCCCCTGCCCTGTAATTAGCGGCTGCTGGGCGGGCGGCTGCTCAGATGCCCgctcccgccctcctcccccaggtgaAGGTCATGCTGAGGATCTGGCCGGCGCAGGGGGTGCAGCCCTCGGCCGAGTCCACGTCCTTCCTGAAGGTGGACCCACGCAAGAAGCAGGTGACCCTGTACGACCCGGCCGCCGGGCCCCCGGGCAGCTCGGGCCCCGGACGAGCCTCTGCCGCGGCTCCCAAGATGTTTGCCTTCGATGCGGTCTTCCCCCAGGACTCGGAGCAGGTGAGGGTGGCGGGCAACCCCggggctggggccaggcctgTGCTTGCTGCTGGTGCCCagtgagggaaaggaggaggcaaGGGCCGGGCGCGGTGGCCCAGGCCCGGCCTGTGGTGCGTTACCCTCCTCCTTGGCCCGGCCCTGGGGGTCTCCTACCCTCCTCCCGGCCTAGTTGGCAGGCTGCTTCCCGGGGAGGCGCTGGGTTTTCGGTGGGCTCCGTGCAAGCTTCGTGAGCAGGGTTTGCTGTTTGCTGGGTGTGTGTGAGCATCTGGGGTGCGGTGTGGTCTGTGTCCCAGGCTGCCTCCGCGAGGGCAGGGTGAGCTGTGCGCCCGGCTGCCTCACACTGTGTGTCTCGTGCACGCGGAGAGCTCCGTGTCCCGGGGCCTGTGTGCCAGCCTGGCCACCTTGTGCGCTGCCAGCCTGCATGTGATGGGGACAGACCGGCGTGGTGGGAAGCTGGGTGTCGGCCCCTTGACCCTGGCACCTGCCTGGTGCTCTGTGCTGCTCTCCCAGGCTGAGGTCTGCTCGGGGACAGTGGCTGATGTGCTCCAGTCGGTGGTCAGTGGGGCTGATGGCTGCATTTTTTCCTTCGGCCACACGAGCCTTGGTAAGCATCCCCCATCACACCCTCTCTGCAGCCTGGGCCTCATTTTGCAGGCGGGAAGGGGGATATGGGTTATCCCATACGGGCAGTGGGTgggcccagggccagggaggggggcaTGTGGAGAGGAAGCGCCTGCAGTCCTGGGAGACAGGGGCATTGGACTGCAGGAGGCCCCGTGGTCGCAGTGGTTGGCCCTGAGGGCCCCGGGCAGGACCCGGGAGGGCAGGACCCTGGAGGCCGCCTGGCGAGGCTGGGCTCTGAGGGCGTGTCAGGCTGAGTGTGGGGCCCTGACATGCCCACGTGCCCCCCAGGCAAGTCCTACACCATGATTGGGAAGGACAGCTCGCCCCAGAGCCTGGGCGTTGTGCCCTGCGCCATTTCCTGGCTCTTCAGGCTCATTGAGGAGCGCAAGGAGAGGACGGGCACCCGCTTCTCGGTGCGCGTGTCAGCCACGGAGGTGTGCGGCCCCAACGAGAGCCCGCGGGACCTGCTGGCTGAGGTGGCCTCCGGCAGCCTCCAGGACGCCCAGTCCCCGGGCATGTACCTGAGGGAGGACCCGGCGTGTGGGGCACAGGTAGGCCACCGGACCCGTGGCCatgggccggggtgggggcagagccgTGGGTCTTGGGGGGCGGCGAGGGTGGCCTCCGGGAGGCAGCCCCAGGCTGCAGCTTgtgctctgccctcccctctgcccgTCCCCAGCTGCCAAACCAGAGCGAGCTTCGGGCGCCCACGGCAGAGAAGGCAGCCTTGTACCTGGACGCGGCACTGGCGGCCCGCAGCGCCCGCCGGCCCGGCTGCAGCTCGCACCTGCTCTTCACGCTGCACGTCTACCAGTACCGCGTGGAGAAGTGTGGCCGGGGCGGAAGTAGGTGTCGGCTCGGCACCCCCCTCGCTCCCCACCCTCCCCGTGGTGCCTGGCGCGGTCCGCTGGTTCCCGGTGCCCCAGGGCTGCACCGCCACCTGCCTGCCCTGTGCTTTCAGTGTCCGGAGGCCGCAGCCGCCTGCATCTCATCGACCTGGGCGGCTGTGAGGGGGCACCCAGCCGGGGCGGGGAGGCCCCCGGGGGACCCTCCTGTCTGCCTCTGTCGGCCTTGGGCAGTGTCATCTTGGCCCTGGTCAGTGGAGCCAAGCATGTGCCCTACAGGTGAGTGGTGCGCTCTGTGGTGGGCAGTGGCAGGGGTGGCCCCTGGGGAGCCAGCCAAGGGCATGGCGGGTACATCCAGTGTGCCTGGACCCTTGAGCTCTGTGGGTCTGTGTCCTCCTCACCCACTGGGCTCGCTGCCCGAGGGCTCGTGGGGGGTCCTGGCCCCGAGGGCCGGATGCCAGAGCTGAACCTGGGCTCCAGGCATGACCCTGTCCTGGGGAGAggactgcctccctccctccctccttccctccctataGCACCCTACGCCCAGCCTCCCACCAacatcccctccccaggccctcagCCTCTGAGCAACCCTCGCCCCCAGGGAGCACAGGCTCACCATGCTGCTGCGTGAGTCCCTGGCCACCTCCAGCTGCCGGACCACCATGATTGCCCACGTCTCGGATGCGCCCGCTCGCCACGCCGAAACGCTCAGCACCGTGCAGCTGGCTGCCCGCATCCAGCGCCTGCGCAGGAAGAAGGTCAAGGTTGGTTCTGTCTCCTGCCCTTGGATCCTCAGGGTCTCGCGTCTTCAGAGCCCCTGCCGGGCATGCTGAGGGCCTGCTGCCCGTCCCTGGCAGACTCCCTGTGTTTCCCCGGACAAGGCAGGGCGCTGTGCCCCACACCACCTGGCGCCTCCGGCAGAGCTAGAGCTACTCCTGAGGGGGGCTTGTGGTTGCCGGCCTCTGCACCTGGTCGGGGCGCAGGCCTGTGGTCCCCATGGCCGGTGTCCCTCCTGAGCCGGGCGCCCTGCTGCCAACCAGCAGGGCACTTCCCGGGCAGCCCTcggggggcaggagggtggaaTTGGGGGTGCCCTGGGGTCAGATGAGCTGGgtctgaatcctggctttgcAGTTACGTGCGGCGTGGCTATGGGTGTGGGTTCTTGCCTCGCTGTGATTCAGCTTAATGCTGTTTCCTTGGAACTCCAGAGTGGGTCCGGCCGTGCTGGGTGCCTGAGCCCTTTGGTGCCATTGCTGCCTTGGTGGCATGGTGGGGGGGCTGGATGCCGCCATCATGTCCTTCCCCGGGCTGTGGCGTGTGTTGCTGGGATGTGGGGGATGAAGTGGTGGGTAAGGCGGCTGCTCACGCGGGCCTCTTCTGCCCGCAGTACGCGTCCAGCTCCTCAGGCGGGGACAGCTCCTGCGAGGAAGGCCGCGCCCGCCGCCCCCCACACCTGCGACCCTTCCACCCCCGCTCTTTGGCCCCGGACCCTGGCCGCCTGGCCCCCAGCTCGCCCGGAGACCCTGACTATTCCTCCAGCAGCGAACAGTCCTGTGACACAGTCATCTACGTGGGGCCGGGCGGGGCCGTGCTGTCCGACCGCGAGCTCACTGACAACGAGGGCCCACCTGACTTTGTGCCCATCATCCCCGCGCTCAGCCGCCGCCGGCCCTCCGAAGGCCCGAGGGACGCCGACCACTTCCGTTGCAGCACCTTCGCGGAGCTGCAGGAGCGGCTAGAGGGCATCGATGGCAGCGAGGGCCCCTCGGGAGCCCTGGGTGTCACCAGCGGAGCCCAGGCACCCTCGGCCTGCGGGGGCAGGAAGCTCTCCCCGCCCGAGGCCGCCGCCCCCAGGAAGGCCGGGGGCTCCCCGCTGGCCGCCAGCACGCCTCGAAGCGGCCCCGCCCCGGACACCTACCGGTGTGCCCTGGAGCCCTCTAAGGCCGGTGCTGACCAGAGGGAGGGTGGCAGCACCCGGCCCGAGCTGCTCGTGCCAGACAAGGCCGCGGGGGGCGGAGGCAGGAGGCCACTGCCCAGCCCGGCCCCTCCGCCTCCCCGGCAGCTGGAAGCCTGCAGAGCTCCAGAGGATCCCGGGGGAGGGAGCGCCGACGGCGTGGTACGGACGCCCCCCGTGGGCATGAGCGGGCAGGCCGGCCGCCCCCGCCCCTCTGCGCAAGGCCGTCGTCTGGAGCGGGGCCTGCTGACCACCACGGTGACCCTGCGGCAGCCCGTGGAGCTGAACGGTGAGGACGAGCTGGTGTTCACGGTGGTGGAGGAGCTGTCCCTGGGCGGGCTTGCCGGCTCGGGCCGCCCCGCCAGCCTGGCCAGCTTCGGCAGCAACTGCTCCCTGCAGGCCCTGGCCTCGGGGTCGAGGCCGGTGAGCATCATCAGCAGCCTCGACGACGGGTTCGATGCGTACACCGCGCAGGCCCCTGGCGGGCCCTCAGAGGGAGCGGCCTGGGCTGGGAGCGGCCACGGCGCCTCCGTCAGCTCCTGGCTCAGTGAGGTCAGCGTCCGCAAGGACGACCACCGCAGCCCCTCACCACAGCCTCCCCTCCGGGCCAGCCCAGACTCTCTGGCGGGGCCCGACCCCCTGGGCCCCCCGGTCCTGGGCGGCTCCCCGGATGAGGGCGCCTGTCGGTTCCCGGAGCACGGCAGACCGGATGGTCCTGGTCTGGCCCGGAGTCCTCGTCCTGGGGACGTGGCTGCAGCAGCCCCCGCCCGACCTGGCAGGGAGTCGCCAGCTGCGTCCCCGTGGGGGCCAGCCCCAGCACAGACTATCCACTCCAGCCTTCCCCGGAAACCGAGGACTTCCTCAGCGGCCGGTCGTGTAGGCTGCGCTCGCCTGGCCCCGAGCCCACCTGGACCCGGAGGCCTATTCGAGGACCCCTGGCTGCTCCGGGCCGATGAATGTGGCCCACTCCAGGTGGCCTCTGCCAGcagggcccccagcccagccccagtgCTGGCTTGTGCCCGGAGGGTGGTGGACGGCTGTGAGGTGGCGGCCAGGGCGGCCCACGGGCCAGAGGCTGTGGCTCAGATCCCGCCGCTGCGGAGGGGGGCCACCACGCTGGGTGTGACCACGCCTGCCGCATCCTGCAGGGATGCCCTGGCCGATGCGGCGGCCTGCCTGGGCAACCCGAAGGCTGCTCCTGGCAGCAAGAAGAGTATGGCTCCCAAGGGAGGCCTCTTCCCGAGGCCCGGTGGAGcggcccccccagcccctccagtgCGCAAGTCCAGCCTGGAACACAAGAGCAGCCCGGCCCTGGCCGCTCCCCAGGCCGGGGGCCTGACCCgggctggggctgctgccctcccccgaggggaggaggaggccaggccCAGTAGCCGGGCTGACCACTCCGTCCCCAGGGCCACATCCAGCCTGAAGGCCCGGGGTGGCAAGGCAGAAGCAGGGTCCCGTCCCGGCACCCATGGCTCTCTGGAGCGGTGTGAAGGCCTGGTGCATGGCAGCGGCAAGGCCAGGGAGGCTCCTGGGAGGCCAGCCCGGGCCGTGCCCAGGTTGGGTGTACCATCCACCAGCCCTGTGCCTGGGCCCGCTCCTGCCTGTAGGGGCAGCCCGGCTAAAAGCGTGGGGGCTCCAAAGCCCCCAGCTGGCGGGGGCAAGAGCCGCAGCCTAGCAGCTGGCGGGCCGAGGGCTCTGGGTGCTCCGGTGAAGCCACTGACCCCGGCGGTGGGCAGGAACCCCGGCGGCCCTGTGATAGCTCCCAGGGCGGCCCCGCGGGCCCTGCCCGGCGTCGGAGCCAAGGCCAGCCGTGGCACCATCATGGGCACCAAGCAGGCGCTCCGGGCCGCCCACAGCCGCGTCAATGAGCTGGCAGCCAGCGGAGCCCCCGGCAGAGCTGGCCCCTCCTGGGGCTCAGCGGACTCGGACAGCGGCAGTGACAGCGGCGTGAACGTGGGGGAGGAGCGGCTGGCTGGCCCAGCGCTGCCCTCCCCCTACAGCAAGGTGACGGCCCCGCGGCGGCCCCAGCGCTGCAGCAGCGGCCACGGCAGCGACAACAGCAGCGTGCTGAGCGGCGAGCTCCCGCCCGCCATGGGCCGCACCGCCCTGTTCTACCAcagcggcggcagcagcggcTACGAAAGCGTGCTGCGCGACAGCGAGGCCACCGGCAGCGCCTCCTCCGCCCCGGACTCCATGAGCGACAGCGGGGCCGCCTCCCCGGGCGCCCGCTCCCGCAGCCTCAGGTCCCCCAAGAAGAGGGCCACAGGTGGGTGTGGGCACGATCCCCGGTGCACCCTCTTCTGACGCCGCAGTCTCCCCGAGGCTGGGGCCGTCTGCATTGGAGCGGGATGGTGAGGGCCGGTGTGTGCGTGGGTCACCCCAGTGGGGTGCAGGGCGCCAGGGGAGGCCTCGGGCTTGGGGCTCCCAGACTGGTGCTCCCCTGGGCTCGGGCCCAGCTGCCTGGGAGCCCCCAGCCAGTATGGGGGGGACCTAGTGGGCTGGGCCAGCTGCTTGCTCTGGGTGTGGCGGAGCAAGTGGCCaccagctggggtgggggcagggagggatgtGCTGGGAGACATGGGTGGGGCGCCACTCAGGCCTGGGGCCCTGGCGGCCTGGCTCCGGACTTGGTCCCGGAGGGCAGCCAGAGTAGGGAGTGCTGAGCGGGGCCTCAGTGTGGCTAGGGTACTGAAGGGTGCTTCTAGGGGAGCACTGGCCAAGAGCTTGCTGCTGTATGGGGCAGCCGGAGCAGCCATCCGGGCGGCAGGTGACTCGTAAGGGCCGCGGGCTTCTGGATGGGCCTCTGTGTTCTCCCCGATCTCAGCCCCCGGCCAGGCGCCAGGGCCTAGGACTGGGCCCCAGCTTCCGTTCACCCCACGCCCCGGCTGTCTGCCCCAGGTCTACAGCGGAGACGGCTGATCCCGGCCCCCATGCCCGACGCTGCTGCCCTGGGCCGCAAGCCCAGCCTCCCTGGACAGTGGGTGGACCTGCCCCCgcccctggctggctccctgAAGGAGCCCTTTGAGATCAAGGTGTATGAGATCGATGACGTGGAGTGCCTACAGCGGCACCGCCCGTCCCCGAGGGAGGACCCGGCTGAGGTCAGGGCCGGCGGGTTCTGGGGGCCTGGGGTGCTGGTGGTGAGAAGTCCTGGGATGGCAGGGTGGGCCCCTGGGGGTGTGGCCCAGCACGCAGCTgaccttcccttcccctcttgcCCTCAGCCCTCCCAGGATGCGGAGAAGGTAGGAgccagccctccccagccctgaaCCCGTGGTGGCCACCAATGCCCACCTTGGGCAGAGTGTGCGGTCGGAGGGGTCCTGAGGTCACCACTGTTGTCCCGTGGAGTTGCACCCGATGGAGGGTGTCCCACAGCTGTGCCCCTTTGTCCCGGGCCTGGGGTCCAGGCAGACACTGGCAGGCTGCTCTGAGAGTGCCTGGTGGAGCCTCACCTGTGGGGGGCCCGGGTCTGACCCCTGCCCGCCTTTGAGGCCCTACCGTACGTTTGCTcaggcctggaggctggaggaagTGGCCATGGCCGAGGCCTGGGATGCTGGGAGACCCTGGGAGTAGCTTGTCCTCCGTGCCTGAGCACCTTGCCCGCCCCTTGCCCCCCAGGGTCTGGTGTGCGCCAGTGCCAAGCTGCGGCTGGCCGAGCGCAGGCAGCAGCGGCTCCGGGAGGTGCAGGCCAAGCACGAGCACCTCTGCGGGGAGCTGGCGGAGACCCAGGGCCGGCTGATGGTGCAGCCTGGCCGCTGGCTGGAGCAGTGTGAGTCCCCCACCCCGCTGGCTGGAGCAGGGCGAGCCCCCACCCGCCTCTGCTGGGAGGCGCAGTGAGGGTCCCCATCGGGGGGAGGCAAGGCTTGTAGGACCCTcatctctgccctctgccctgggtctccttccctgctctgcacCCCCAACCCAGCCACTTCCCTCGAGAGTTCCAGTCGCCCTCCTTCACCTTGGCCCAGACAGGGACCCAGGcactgggaggggagagaagcattTCCTCGGCCCCTGACCCGCTGCCCGCTGTCCCTCCCCAGTCGAGGTGGACCCGGAGCTGGAGCCCGAGTCGGCTGAGTACTTGGCGGCTCTGGAGCATGCCACGGCCGCCTTGGAGCAGTGCGTGAACTTGTGCAAGGCCCACGTCATGATGGTCACCTGCTTTGACATCAGCGTCGCCGCCCCCGCTGCTGTGCCGGGGCTGCGGGAGGTGGACGTCTGAGGCTGGGCACAGGGGCGCGGGGAGGGGACGTGGGGTGGAGCGAGAACGTGGCGGGGGTTGGAGGGATGAGGGTGCAGAGGGTCCCGTGCAGGACCGGCGTGGGGGGCTCTGAGGCGAGGAGCGTGCGGGAGGGGCTGGCCAGGCGGAGTGGACAGAGGGAGTGAGTGAGTGTTCCGGAGACGAGACGGTCACCACCCGGACAGCAACGCAAGTGCCTTTAACCTTGAATCGGACTTCTCTCTTTTTGCGTTTGGTGCTAAGGACTCAAGACACCAGCAGACGGTGGGCTCGGGCCGTGGCCTGGGTGGCAGCAGGGGCTGTCCAGGTGCCAGGCCGGGGCCTCTTCCCAGCCAAGCAGTCTCATGTAGCAGGACCCCTCTGGGCCCAGCCGGCCCGTGGGTCAGGATGcaggattatttttcctttatagctGTTTCCTCTTGGCAGAGCCGGGCCTGGTGGTCGCCAGACCCCGGTCTGCCCGTTGTCCTTGCTGCAGATCGCAAGGGGAGGTCCTCCGGGCAGGAATGGCCGACCTCCCTTCCCCTGGGACCTGCTCTGtcctgaggacacagggagggcaGCGCCCACCAGGCGCCTTCTTCTACGGCAGGAATTCTTACCAAAAccacaagcaaaaaacaaaacacacacacacaaaatggggGGGCGGGTAAGAGTTTTGTAAAGGTTCTGTGAGGttcatatttttgtatcattttgccTATAAATGCAGTATTTGCAGTGGGAATTTGGAGACAAATGAT belongs to Ailuropoda melanoleuca isolate Jingjing chromosome 14, ASM200744v2, whole genome shotgun sequence and includes:
- the KIF26A gene encoding kinesin-like protein KIF26A isoform X1: MALSGPPEPPRGAPRKAPSLLEMGALCLDSEIILGFTSHLLRRRAKVAEGGPAREPLQLLEVPPRKRLPNGPEQDPCGSRPAPEGAGAGAEQGHSAGGGGWCRHCHTKLAELKRQAWKLVTGPGTPLRDPCLSALLLDKLPAPGALPACRPEAERRCDVCATHLNQLTREALRLLQVPASREDPDTFHGDPGLVPSSPGAVTGPRDVPVPAGLSGRQPGRTGLDKRKGLAWPSGPSVQVSVAPAGLGGALSTVTIQAQQCLEGMWSVSRVNSFLPPSCLAEAAVAAVAVADTVRDGAPTSGSDGTSKTWGRGGACTTALVTPAPGTPAGGSTGPSAAASFFIRAAQKLSLASKRKKPHPPPAPAARSASPYPTDFSGVLQLWPPPTPPCLLRAASKVKDNPGSVGKVKVMLRIWPAQGVQPSAESTSFLKVDPRKKQVTLYDPAAGPPGSSGPGRASAAAPKMFAFDAVFPQDSEQAEVCSGTVADVLQSVVSGADGCIFSFGHTSLGKSYTMIGKDSSPQSLGVVPCAISWLFRLIEERKERTGTRFSVRVSATEVCGPNESPRDLLAEVASGSLQDAQSPGMYLREDPACGAQLPNQSELRAPTAEKAALYLDAALAARSARRPGCSSHLLFTLHVYQYRVEKCGRGGMSGGRSRLHLIDLGGCEGAPSRGGEAPGGPSCLPLSALGSVILALVSGAKHVPYREHRLTMLLRESLATSSCRTTMIAHVSDAPARHAETLSTVQLAARIQRLRRKKVKYASSSSGGDSSCEEGRARRPPHLRPFHPRSLAPDPGRLAPSSPGDPDYSSSSEQSCDTVIYVGPGGAVLSDRELTDNEGPPDFVPIIPALSRRRPSEGPRDADHFRCSTFAELQERLEGIDGSEGPSGALGVTSGAQAPSACGGRKLSPPEAAAPRKAGGSPLAASTPRSGPAPDTYRCALEPSKAGADQREGGSTRPELLVPDKAAGGGGRRPLPSPAPPPPRQLEACRAPEDPGGGSADGVVRTPPVGMSGQAGRPRPSAQGRRLERGLLTTTVTLRQPVELNGEDELVFTVVEELSLGGLAGSGRPASLASFGSNCSLQALASGSRPVSIISSLDDGFDAYTAQAPGGPSEGAAWAGSGHGASVSSWLSEVSVRKDDHRSPSPQPPLRASPDSLAGPDPLGPPVLGGSPDEGACRFPEHGRPDGPGLARSPRPGDVAAAAPARPGRESPAASPWGPAPAQTIHSSLPRKPRTSSAAGRVGCARLAPSPPGPGGLFEDPWLLRADECGPLQVASASRAPSPAPVLACARRVVDGCEVAARAAHGPEAVAQIPPLRRGATTLGVTTPAASCRDALADAAACLGNPKAAPGSKKSMAPKGGLFPRPGGAAPPAPPVRKSSLEHKSSPALAAPQAGGLTRAGAAALPRGEEEARPSSRADHSVPRATSSLKARGGKAEAGSRPGTHGSLERCEGLVHGSGKAREAPGRPARAVPRLGVPSTSPVPGPAPACRGSPAKSVGAPKPPAGGGKSRSLAAGGPRALGAPVKPLTPAVGRNPGGPVIAPRAAPRALPGVGAKASRGTIMGTKQALRAAHSRVNELAASGAPGRAGPSWGSADSDSGSDSGVNVGEERLAGPALPSPYSKVTAPRRPQRCSSGHGSDNSSVLSGELPPAMGRTALFYHSGGSSGYESVLRDSEATGSASSAPDSMSDSGAASPGARSRSLRSPKKRATGLQRRRLIPAPMPDAAALGRKPSLPGQWVDLPPPLAGSLKEPFEIKVYEIDDVECLQRHRPSPREDPAEPSQDAEKGLVCASAKLRLAERRQQRLREVQAKHEHLCGELAETQGRLMVQPGRWLEQFEVDPELEPESAEYLAALEHATAALEQCVNLCKAHVMMVTCFDISVAAPAAVPGLREVDV